The following are from one region of the Sardina pilchardus chromosome 4, fSarPil1.1, whole genome shotgun sequence genome:
- the LOC134077867 gene encoding uncharacterized protein LOC134077867 isoform X1 has product MDVLKWIVSSLLIFTSVAEVSADYIFGRKGGSITFSPEQVTKGTKVTAIIWKHNKDKAAEWYEEDKEEITVFNIFTSSATLNNQTWALTISNLQPHFNGTYSVEVNNKDTDLRMKLIVLNPVKEPNITTDCNSTSCTLTCEGEDSEHAQYSWTGRGSRSSGHIWTVERRAGVYICNFSNPVSWEIRSISLTDDLPWGIIAIGIAGIVLIAVFIAIVLRIHRFRKNRTGMYSPGTVDLSGEIAGLSCNKTENEEPPQTEIELDDMTKNGVMAVQGDELTDQSNKELDDMMKNGAMTTQINVSPEPCQTNSGSDGVHEHVSNAEDVKATHKVSIEPDGGVPQYLTMGPQT; this is encoded by the exons ATGGATGTTTTAAAATGGATCGTTTCTAGTCTTTTGATTTTCACTTCAGTGGCAGAAG TCTCTGCAGATTACATATTTGGCCGCAAAGGTGGATCTATTACGTTTTCGCCAGAGCAGGTGACAAAAGGCACAAAAGTAACCGCTATTATCTGGAAACACAACAAGGACAAAGCTGCCGAATGGTATGAAGAAGATAAAGAAGAAATAACTGTTTTTAACATCTTCACATCTTCGGCTACACTGAACAATCAAACCTGGGCGTTGACCATTTCAAACCTGCAACCACATTTCAATGGAACTTACTCAGTGGAGGTGAACAACAAGGACACCGACTTGAGAATGAAACTTATTGTTCTCA ATCCAGTTAAGGAGCCTAACATCACCACAGACTGCAACTCTACCAGCTGCACCCTGACCTGTGAGGGAGAGGACAGTGAGCATGCTCAGTACTCCTGGACTGGCAGGGGGAGCAGGAGTAGTGGACACATATGGACTGTGGAGAGGAGGGCTGGGGTCTACATCTGCAACTTCAGCAATCCAGTGAGCTGGGAGATCAGAAGCATCTCTCTGACAGATGACCTTCCTtggg GAATAATTGCAATTGGAATAGCTGGAATTGTTCTTATTGCTGTTTTTATCGCAATTGTGTTAAGGATCCATCGCTTTAGGAAAAATAGAACTG GAATGTACTCTCCAGGAACTGTAGATCTATCAGGGGAAATTGCAG GTCTGTCATGTAACAAGACTGAAAATGAGGAACCCCCCCAGACAGAAA TAGAGCTAGATGACATGACGAAGAATGGCGTCATGGCTGTACAGGGAGATGAACTAACAGACCAATCAAACA AAGAGCTAGATGATATGATGAAGAATGGTGCCATGACTACACAGATAAATGTGTCACCAGAGCCTTGCCAAACAAACA GTGGATCAGATGGTGTCCATGAGCATGTTTCCAATGCAGAGGATGTCAAGGCAACTCATAAAGTATCAATCGAACCGGATG GTGGTGTGCCTCAATACCTAACTATGGGTCCCCAGACGTAA
- the LOC134077867 gene encoding uncharacterized protein LOC134077867 isoform X2: MDVLKWIVSSLLIFTSVAEVSADYIFGRKGGSITFSPEQVTKGTKVTAIIWKHNKDKAAEWYEEDKEEITVFNIFTSSATLNNQTWALTISNLQPHFNGTYSVEVNNKDTDLRMKLIVLNPVKEPNITTDCNSTSCTLTCEGEDSEHAQYSWTGRGSRSSGHIWTVERRAGVYICNFSNPVSWEIRSISLTDDLPWGIIAIGIAGIVLIAVFIAIVLRIHRFRKNRTGMYSPGTVDLSGEIAGLSCNKTENEEPPQTEKLDDMTKNGVMAVQGDELTDQSNKELDDMMKNGAMTTQINVSPEPCQTNSGSDGVHEHVSNAEDVKATHKVSIEPDGGVPQYLTMGPQT, encoded by the exons ATGGATGTTTTAAAATGGATCGTTTCTAGTCTTTTGATTTTCACTTCAGTGGCAGAAG TCTCTGCAGATTACATATTTGGCCGCAAAGGTGGATCTATTACGTTTTCGCCAGAGCAGGTGACAAAAGGCACAAAAGTAACCGCTATTATCTGGAAACACAACAAGGACAAAGCTGCCGAATGGTATGAAGAAGATAAAGAAGAAATAACTGTTTTTAACATCTTCACATCTTCGGCTACACTGAACAATCAAACCTGGGCGTTGACCATTTCAAACCTGCAACCACATTTCAATGGAACTTACTCAGTGGAGGTGAACAACAAGGACACCGACTTGAGAATGAAACTTATTGTTCTCA ATCCAGTTAAGGAGCCTAACATCACCACAGACTGCAACTCTACCAGCTGCACCCTGACCTGTGAGGGAGAGGACAGTGAGCATGCTCAGTACTCCTGGACTGGCAGGGGGAGCAGGAGTAGTGGACACATATGGACTGTGGAGAGGAGGGCTGGGGTCTACATCTGCAACTTCAGCAATCCAGTGAGCTGGGAGATCAGAAGCATCTCTCTGACAGATGACCTTCCTtggg GAATAATTGCAATTGGAATAGCTGGAATTGTTCTTATTGCTGTTTTTATCGCAATTGTGTTAAGGATCCATCGCTTTAGGAAAAATAGAACTG GAATGTACTCTCCAGGAACTGTAGATCTATCAGGGGAAATTGCAG GTCTGTCATGTAACAAGACTGAAAATGAGGAACCCCCCCAGACAGAAA AGCTAGATGACATGACGAAGAATGGCGTCATGGCTGTACAGGGAGATGAACTAACAGACCAATCAAACA AAGAGCTAGATGATATGATGAAGAATGGTGCCATGACTACACAGATAAATGTGTCACCAGAGCCTTGCCAAACAAACA GTGGATCAGATGGTGTCCATGAGCATGTTTCCAATGCAGAGGATGTCAAGGCAACTCATAAAGTATCAATCGAACCGGATG GTGGTGTGCCTCAATACCTAACTATGGGTCCCCAGACGTAA